A genome region from Acidobacteriota bacterium includes the following:
- a CDS encoding class I SAM-dependent methyltransferase has translation MDEAKDCSYPMEYTEEELRRLRFQGRYWGGISLEVLRQAGIGTGMRVLDLGCGAGDFSLQAAELVGPSGSVLGIDRSPQAVQRADRRAAALKVNHLRFQAADLESIDLPLTFDALIGRFILMFLADPTNTLAKMIDRLEPEGVVAFVETDLSVARSIPAVPRVETALEWIRETFRQAGITLDLGPRLWRLFRDAGLEEPRLVVRQKLHPAPCRDGVRWVSELVRSLVPEMERLGVASAEEVGIETLEEELHQELLSREATLCTPLVVGACSRVRAS, from the coding sequence GCTTCGGTTTCAGGGACGGTACTGGGGAGGGATCAGCCTGGAAGTGTTAAGGCAGGCCGGTATCGGAACCGGCATGCGCGTACTGGACCTGGGTTGCGGGGCCGGTGATTTCAGCCTGCAGGCCGCCGAGCTGGTGGGCCCCTCCGGGTCGGTCCTGGGCATTGACCGTTCACCCCAGGCAGTGCAACGGGCCGACCGGCGCGCGGCTGCGCTGAAGGTAAACCACCTGCGCTTTCAGGCGGCCGATCTGGAGTCGATCGACCTCCCCCTCACTTTCGACGCCCTCATCGGCCGCTTCATCCTAATGTTCCTGGCCGACCCGACCAATACGCTAGCCAAGATGATTGATCGGTTAGAACCCGAAGGAGTGGTGGCCTTCGTCGAAACCGACTTGTCAGTCGCCCGTTCCATCCCGGCCGTACCCAGGGTCGAGACCGCGCTGGAGTGGATCCGGGAAACCTTCCGGCAGGCCGGGATCACCCTGGACCTGGGTCCGCGATTGTGGCGTCTCTTCCGGGACGCCGGACTGGAAGAACCCCGCCTGGTGGTGCGCCAGAAGTTGCATCCGGCGCCTTGCAGGGACGGGGTCCGGTGGGTCTCGGAGTTGGTGCGGAGCCTTGTTCCCGAGATGGAACGGCTCGGGGTTGCCTCGGCGGAGGAGGTAGGAATCGAGACGCTTGAAGAGGAGTTGCACCAGGAACTGCTGAGCCGGGAGGCTACCCTGTGCACCCCGCTGGTCGTGGGAGCCTGCAGCCGGGTCAGGGCATCGTGA
- a CDS encoding Xaa-Pro peptidase family protein, which yields MAETDHCETDPGTEARLLFAASERNADLLYATRFFAPDRFAFFLHGGRSHVVMNDLEIDRARRQARVDEVISLSALQAELHGEGRRAITTAAVLHRLLSGRGVRTLLVPFDFPTGLAFQLRRRGLRVRVKQGPFFDQRQIKQAREVRQITRAQRAAEDGLQAGIDLIRQARITSRGKLEQDGGALTAERVKEAINTVLLKLGFVATHTIVAGGTQGCDPHNEGHGPLPAHQPIILDVFPRSQKDGYWGDITRTVVRGRAGERVQALYRCVAEGQALALAQAGPGASGRQIHQSVRDFFDSKGFPTGLKRGRMQGFFHGTGHGVGLEIHEAPHIGSRKESILQAGQVVTVEPGLYYPGVGGVRIEDLILITPRGYRNLTRFPKVLEI from the coding sequence ATGGCTGAAACCGACCATTGCGAGACAGACCCTGGCACCGAGGCCCGGCTGCTGTTCGCGGCCAGCGAGCGAAACGCGGACCTGCTCTATGCCACCCGATTCTTCGCCCCCGATCGCTTCGCCTTTTTCCTGCACGGCGGGCGCTCCCACGTGGTGATGAACGACCTGGAAATCGATCGGGCCCGCCGCCAGGCCCGGGTGGACGAAGTGATTTCGCTGTCGGCGCTGCAGGCGGAACTCCACGGTGAAGGGCGGCGCGCCATCACGACAGCGGCGGTGCTGCACCGGTTGCTGTCCGGCAGGGGAGTGCGCACCCTTCTGGTCCCCTTCGACTTCCCCACCGGACTGGCCTTTCAGTTGCGCCGGCGCGGATTGCGCGTCCGGGTCAAGCAGGGGCCCTTCTTCGACCAGCGCCAGATCAAGCAAGCCCGGGAGGTCCGGCAGATCACCCGAGCTCAACGAGCCGCCGAAGACGGCCTTCAGGCCGGCATCGATCTCATCCGCCAGGCCCGGATCACTTCCCGGGGAAAGCTGGAACAGGACGGCGGCGCCCTTACCGCCGAACGGGTCAAGGAGGCCATCAACACCGTGCTGCTGAAACTGGGATTCGTCGCCACCCACACCATCGTGGCCGGCGGCACCCAGGGCTGCGACCCCCACAACGAGGGCCACGGCCCCCTGCCGGCCCACCAGCCGATCATCCTGGATGTCTTCCCGCGCTCGCAGAAGGACGGCTACTGGGGAGACATCACCAGAACCGTGGTCCGGGGCCGAGCCGGCGAAAGGGTCCAAGCGCTCTACCGCTGCGTGGCCGAGGGCCAGGCACTGGCGCTCGCACAGGCCGGACCGGGAGCCAGCGGCCGGCAGATTCACCAGTCCGTTCGGGACTTCTTCGATTCGAAGGGCTTTCCTACCGGCCTGAAGCGGGGACGCATGCAAGGCTTCTTCCACGGGACCGGCCACGGGGTCGGGCTGGAGATCCACGAGGCGCCCCATATCGGCTCCAGGAAGGAATCGATCCTGCAGGCCGGCCAGGTGGTCACCGTCGAGCCCGGCCTCTACTACCCCGGGGTCGGTGGCGTACGCATCGAGGATCTGATCCTGATCACGCCCCGGGGCTATCGCAACCTGACACGGTTTCCCAAGGTGTTGGAGATATAG
- a CDS encoding transcriptional regulator has translation MKIKRIKSEADYDKVLTVIDGLMGAAPDTPESDELEVLVTLVEAYEAERWTIEAPDPISAIEHVMESRGLRQKDFAALIGSQPRASEVLNRRRPLSLAMIRALSIEWNLPADVLVRDYELTNTERNVNTLQTVGKSSSHG, from the coding sequence ATGAAAATCAAACGGATCAAGAGCGAAGCCGACTACGACAAGGTATTGACCGTAATTGACGGCCTGATGGGGGCAGCACCCGACACCCCTGAAAGCGACGAACTCGAGGTTCTGGTTACCCTTGTGGAGGCCTACGAGGCTGAGAGGTGGACCATAGAGGCACCGGACCCGATCTCGGCGATTGAGCACGTAATGGAGTCCCGCGGCTTGCGCCAGAAAGATTTTGCGGCACTCATTGGTTCCCAGCCACGCGCTTCGGAAGTGCTCAATCGGCGCCGCCCGCTCAGTCTAGCAATGATCCGGGCCTTGTCGATCGAATGGAACCTTCCAGCCGATGTGCTTGTACGTGACTACGAACTCACGAACACTGAGCGAAACGTGAATACGCTGCAGACGGTCGGCAAATCCTCCTCTCATGGCTGA
- the dacB gene encoding D-alanyl-D-alanine carboxypeptidase/D-alanyl-D-alanine-endopeptidase: MRATPRSPSGRTGLPARSPAPITGRRRAGAVLLLLLICLALQPALGQNSQNSFQERITSLLERPRHRPAFWGLQVVRLDNREILFAHNAGKRFQPASNMKLLIAAAALDLWGPDHRFRTPVFLEGRLDGRGRVIGNLVLAGRGDPNPERRHYDPEEKDLQIQESSPFIEGIADQLEERGIRRVEGDILADTTFFLDEPFGGDWEQEDTFWHYGAPSSALAVFENVFRISLSPGTATGDPALLEVTPPQQSPEVVSRVGTGPPGGKPDIRIGADRSGSRVTLLGSLPLKGPTLSYALAVSDPALNAARYLKTSLERRGIPVSGQPRVRALQPIEVLEDRKISLERVRERQLVYREQQELASWQSLPLIDNLRILIKSSRNLYGEMLLRRLGAEVSGIGSLQTGLQALEAFLEKAGIGAESLDFSDGSGLSRTNLLTPASVVRLLQFMERHPQAAGFRDCLPVAGRDGTLKNRMKGTAAEARVLAKTGTLKFVSSLAGYVTNLDGTRMAFSIMANNTRSSPREARRAIDAICALMAGSRLQPPTAAGRSEERP; encoded by the coding sequence ATGAGGGCCACTCCCCGATCCCCTTCCGGCAGGACTGGATTGCCCGCCCGTTCTCCGGCGCCGATAACGGGCCGTCGCCGGGCCGGTGCGGTGCTGCTTCTACTTCTAATCTGCCTGGCTCTCCAGCCGGCTCTCGGCCAAAACAGCCAAAACTCCTTTCAGGAACGGATTACCTCGCTTCTCGAGAGGCCACGGCACCGCCCGGCCTTCTGGGGCCTTCAGGTCGTACGCCTCGACAACCGGGAAATCCTCTTCGCCCACAATGCAGGCAAGCGCTTCCAGCCGGCTTCCAATATGAAGCTGCTGATTGCGGCCGCGGCCCTGGACCTGTGGGGACCGGACCACCGCTTCCGGACTCCGGTCTTTCTGGAGGGGCGCCTGGACGGCCGGGGGCGAGTGATCGGCAACCTGGTGCTGGCGGGCCGGGGGGACCCCAATCCGGAACGCCGTCACTATGACCCGGAAGAGAAAGACCTCCAGATCCAGGAGTCGTCCCCCTTCATCGAGGGAATAGCCGATCAACTTGAGGAACGGGGCATCCGCCGGGTCGAGGGAGACATCCTCGCCGACACCACTTTTTTCCTGGACGAACCCTTCGGGGGCGACTGGGAGCAGGAGGACACGTTCTGGCACTACGGGGCGCCTTCCAGCGCCCTGGCCGTCTTCGAGAACGTCTTCCGGATTTCGCTCTCGCCCGGCACGGCCACAGGGGATCCGGCGCTGCTGGAGGTGACTCCCCCCCAGCAGAGCCCGGAGGTGGTGAGCCGGGTCGGGACCGGGCCACCGGGGGGGAAACCCGATATCAGGATCGGGGCCGACCGATCGGGGTCGCGGGTCACCCTGCTGGGGAGCCTGCCCCTGAAAGGTCCGACCCTTAGCTACGCGCTCGCCGTTTCGGATCCGGCCCTCAACGCCGCCCGCTACCTGAAGACCTCCCTGGAACGGCGGGGCATCCCGGTCAGCGGCCAACCTCGGGTCAGGGCCCTGCAGCCGATCGAAGTCCTCGAGGACCGAAAAATCTCCCTGGAGAGGGTCCGGGAGAGACAACTTGTCTACCGGGAGCAGCAGGAGCTGGCAAGCTGGCAGTCCCTGCCGCTGATCGACAACCTCAGGATACTGATCAAGAGCAGCCGCAACCTCTACGGGGAGATGCTGCTCCGCCGCCTGGGAGCAGAAGTGTCGGGCATCGGCTCACTGCAGACAGGCCTGCAGGCCCTGGAAGCCTTTCTGGAAAAAGCGGGCATCGGCGCCGAGTCGCTCGACTTCAGCGACGGCTCCGGACTGTCCCGAACCAACCTGCTGACTCCCGCGTCGGTGGTTCGTCTGCTGCAGTTCATGGAGCGACACCCGCAGGCCGCGGGGTTCCGGGACTGCCTGCCGGTCGCCGGACGGGACGGAACCTTGAAGAACCGCATGAAGGGCACAGCCGCCGAAGCCCGGGTGCTGGCCAAGACCGGCACCCTGAAGTTCGTGTCCTCTCTCGCCGGCTACGTCACCAACCTGGACGGAACGCGGATGGCGTTTTCCATCATGGCCAACAACACCCGGAGTTCGCCGCGGGAGGCACGCCGCGCCATCGACGCCATCTGTGCGCTCATGGCCGGGTCTCGCCTGCAACCGCCGACGGCTGCCGGGCGGTCTGAGGAGCGTCCCTGA
- a CDS encoding 2,3,4,5-tetrahydropyridine-2,6-dicarboxylate N-succinyltransferase, whose translation MTPDELERLIPRHFARSPQELDAESRSLFEAFIQSLDRGDIRAAEKRAGRWQVNHWVKQGILLGFRLGSVVDFSVNEHFQYSDKATYPLKDLRNSPPGIRLVPGGSSVRLGAYLGPRVTLMPPMYVNAGAWVGEGTMVDSHALVGSCAQIGRRVHLSAGSQVGGVLEPVGALPVIVEDDVLVGGNCGIYEGTIVGSRAVLGAGTILTGSTPVYDLVAERIYRRSAQSPLTIPENAVVVPGSRPAGGNFAARHGLQVDCPVIIKYRDSGTDAATALEELLR comes from the coding sequence ATGACCCCTGATGAACTGGAAAGGCTGATTCCCCGGCACTTCGCCCGGTCTCCCCAGGAGCTGGACGCCGAATCCCGTTCTCTGTTTGAGGCCTTCATCCAGAGCCTGGACCGCGGAGACATCCGGGCCGCCGAGAAGAGAGCGGGGCGCTGGCAAGTCAACCACTGGGTGAAACAGGGCATCCTGCTGGGGTTCAGACTGGGATCGGTGGTGGACTTCTCGGTCAATGAACACTTCCAGTACAGCGACAAGGCGACCTATCCCCTCAAGGACCTGAGAAACTCTCCCCCGGGCATTCGCCTGGTTCCCGGCGGATCCTCGGTTCGACTGGGAGCCTACCTGGGCCCGCGCGTCACCCTGATGCCTCCGATGTATGTCAACGCGGGGGCCTGGGTGGGCGAGGGAACCATGGTCGATTCCCACGCGCTGGTGGGCTCCTGCGCCCAGATCGGCCGGCGAGTCCACCTGAGCGCCGGAAGCCAGGTCGGCGGGGTGCTGGAACCCGTGGGCGCCCTCCCGGTCATCGTGGAGGACGACGTGCTGGTCGGGGGCAACTGCGGTATCTACGAGGGAACCATCGTCGGAAGCCGGGCCGTCCTGGGGGCCGGCACCATCCTGACGGGCTCCACCCCGGTCTATGACCTGGTGGCCGAGCGCATCTACCGCAGGTCGGCTCAAAGTCCTCTCACCATTCCCGAGAACGCCGTGGTCGTTCCCGGCAGCCGTCCGGCCGGGGGGAACTTTGCCGCCCGGCACGGCCTCCAGGTCGACTGTCCCGTCATTATCAAGTACCGCGACAGCGGGACCGATGCGGCCACGGCCCTGGAAGAGTTGTTGAGATGA
- the dapA gene encoding 4-hydroxy-tetrahydrodipicolinate synthase, whose protein sequence is MTQSPHFRGAITALVTPFDRSGRIEEDHLREIVERQIAGGVDGLAPCGTTGEAPTLELDEHLRVCELTVRYAEGKAKVLVGGGGNSTRHAIELTREAARMGADGVLSVGPYYNKPSQEGHFQHYKAIAESADVPIIIYNIPGRTGVNILPETLLRLAEIPNIAGVKEASGDLDQMMEILRNRPDGFSVLSGDDSFAIPLMAVGGDGCISVVANQVPDLFARMIHLALEDDWKQARELHYRLYELMQANFLETNPVPVKAAMSMMGLIEEVYRLPLVPMQPGNRRRLEDLLKRLGLV, encoded by the coding sequence ATGACCCAATCCCCACACTTCCGCGGCGCCATCACCGCCCTGGTGACTCCCTTCGACCGCTCGGGCAGGATCGAGGAAGACCACCTGAGAGAGATCGTCGAACGACAGATTGCCGGCGGCGTGGACGGGCTGGCTCCCTGCGGCACCACCGGAGAGGCTCCCACCCTGGAGCTGGACGAGCACTTGCGGGTCTGCGAGTTGACGGTCCGATACGCCGAGGGGAAAGCCAAGGTACTGGTCGGGGGTGGGGGCAACAGCACCCGCCATGCCATCGAGCTCACGCGGGAAGCCGCCAGGATGGGGGCCGACGGCGTGCTCTCGGTGGGCCCCTACTACAACAAGCCCTCTCAGGAAGGACATTTCCAGCACTACAAGGCCATCGCCGAATCGGCCGACGTGCCCATCATCATCTACAACATCCCCGGCCGCACCGGCGTGAACATACTGCCCGAAACCCTGCTGAGGCTGGCCGAGATACCCAACATCGCCGGCGTCAAGGAGGCCTCGGGGGATCTGGACCAGATGATGGAGATCCTGAGGAACCGCCCCGACGGCTTCAGCGTTCTCTCCGGAGACGATTCCTTCGCCATCCCTCTGATGGCCGTGGGAGGCGACGGCTGCATCTCGGTGGTTGCCAACCAGGTTCCAGACCTGTTTGCCCGGATGATCCACCTGGCCCTGGAGGACGACTGGAAGCAGGCCCGGGAACTGCACTACCGCCTCTATGAACTCATGCAGGCAAACTTCCTGGAAACCAATCCGGTGCCGGTCAAGGCGGCCATGTCCATGATGGGATTGATCGAAGAGGTCTACCGCCTGCCCCTGGTCCCCATGCAGCCCGGGAACCGGCGGCGGCTGGAAGACCTTCTCAAGAGGCTCGGCCTGGTTTGA
- the dapB gene encoding 4-hydroxy-tetrahydrodipicolinate reductase: MKIALIGYGKMGRAVEQAALERGHEIVARVGSCWGRGTASAKEESELNHARVCVEFSRPEAALPNLRRIAELGKPLVVGTTGWYRDLPLARRVVEEGDTACVYAPNFSLGLNLYLQVVERAARLFGSFEDYDVLANETHHRQKIDSPSGTAGRIGEILLEQIPRKRRIVTGSLNRPIAPDELHLLAGRAGHFPGTHSVTFDSPADSVELVHRARSRLGFALGAVLAAEWVQGRRGFYSFSRMLQEILDGQGTADTKP; this comes from the coding sequence ATGAAGATTGCCCTCATCGGTTATGGCAAAATGGGCAGGGCGGTCGAGCAGGCCGCCCTGGAGCGGGGCCATGAGATCGTGGCCCGGGTGGGATCGTGCTGGGGCCGAGGAACCGCCTCCGCAAAAGAGGAGTCGGAACTCAACCACGCCCGGGTGTGCGTCGAGTTCAGCCGGCCGGAGGCAGCTCTGCCCAACCTGCGGCGCATCGCCGAGCTGGGAAAGCCGCTGGTGGTGGGCACCACCGGTTGGTACCGGGACCTGCCGCTGGCCAGAAGGGTGGTGGAGGAAGGGGATACGGCCTGCGTCTACGCCCCCAACTTTTCTCTGGGCCTCAATCTCTACCTCCAGGTGGTGGAGAGAGCCGCCCGGCTGTTCGGTTCCTTCGAGGACTACGACGTTCTGGCCAACGAGACCCACCATCGCCAGAAGATCGACAGCCCCAGCGGTACCGCCGGCAGAATCGGGGAGATCCTGCTGGAGCAGATCCCCCGAAAGCGGAGGATCGTGACCGGCTCGCTCAATCGTCCCATCGCTCCCGATGAGCTTCACCTGCTGGCGGGCCGGGCCGGGCACTTCCCCGGCACGCACTCGGTGACTTTCGACTCCCCCGCCGACAGCGTGGAGCTGGTGCACCGGGCCCGCTCCCGGCTGGGATTCGCCCTGGGGGCCGTGCTGGCCGCCGAATGGGTCCAGGGGCGCCGGGGGTTCTACTCCTTCAGCCGGATGCTGCAGGAAATATTGGACGGGCAGGGAACGGCGGACACAAAACCATGA
- a CDS encoding adenosylcobinamide amidohydrolase has translation MAASPHRLPAETLHTSDLFVARRCGRHLVVELLTAHRVLSTSARGGGQQDELRYLVNHQSCEARGDVARQELMHRLGLVGYHNHVCSEMGVDPENVALMGTAVNMAYATHRWAEFEDIRADALVTAGVSGNAARASDPAQWAETDDGWRKLANQGTINTILLLNCPITASAQARAVVTMTEAKSAVLAELAVPSLYSPTIATGTGTDQFCLAAPLDPGRKSRDSTSPHVKLGEIIGVAVKDATKEALRWQKGLEPSCICGLFHALGRFGLTEERALSHLAKLLPEVQHTFLRKNRKAVFFEPGVVAAAYAFAAVLDRIAFGTLPAGMAKESLRQQAASLACSLAARPQDWPLFRRELAESGEEPDNTMDLVIRALALGWKSKWT, from the coding sequence ATGGCAGCTTCACCGCACCGGCTTCCCGCCGAGACTTTGCACACCTCCGACCTTTTCGTCGCTCGCCGCTGCGGCCGCCATCTCGTCGTCGAGTTGCTAACGGCTCACCGCGTTCTGAGCACTTCCGCGCGCGGGGGCGGACAGCAGGACGAATTGCGCTACCTGGTGAACCACCAGAGCTGCGAAGCCCGCGGCGACGTGGCGCGACAGGAGCTTATGCATCGCCTCGGGCTCGTCGGCTATCACAACCACGTGTGTTCAGAGATGGGAGTCGACCCGGAAAACGTAGCGCTGATGGGCACGGCTGTTAACATGGCCTACGCCACGCATCGCTGGGCCGAGTTCGAGGACATCCGGGCCGATGCATTGGTCACCGCCGGCGTCTCCGGCAACGCGGCGAGGGCAAGCGACCCCGCGCAGTGGGCGGAGACCGACGACGGCTGGAGGAAGCTGGCGAACCAGGGCACGATCAACACCATCCTGCTGCTCAATTGCCCAATCACCGCCTCGGCCCAGGCGCGCGCCGTGGTGACGATGACCGAGGCGAAGTCTGCCGTGTTGGCCGAGCTCGCTGTCCCGAGCCTGTACTCGCCGACGATCGCGACCGGCACCGGCACGGACCAGTTCTGTCTGGCAGCGCCGCTTGATCCCGGTCGGAAGTCCCGCGATTCGACCAGTCCGCACGTCAAGCTCGGCGAAATCATCGGCGTCGCCGTCAAGGACGCGACGAAAGAGGCGTTGCGCTGGCAGAAAGGCCTCGAGCCGTCCTGCATCTGCGGGCTCTTCCACGCTTTGGGACGCTTTGGGCTCACCGAGGAGCGGGCGCTCAGCCACCTTGCCAAGCTACTCCCCGAGGTGCAACATACGTTTCTCCGGAAGAACCGGAAGGCCGTGTTCTTCGAGCCTGGCGTAGTCGCCGCGGCCTACGCCTTCGCTGCCGTCCTGGACCGCATCGCCTTCGGAACGCTGCCTGCCGGGATGGCGAAGGAATCGCTACGGCAGCAGGCAGCGTCTCTGGCCTGCTCGCTCGCCGCGCGTCCCCAGGACTGGCCGTTGTTCCGGCGCGAGCTCGCCGAGTCCGGCGAAGAGCCCGACAACACCATGGATTTGGTCATTCGAGCGTTGGCGCTGGGCTGGAAATCGAAATGGACCTGA